From the genome of Segatella hominis, one region includes:
- a CDS encoding ZIP family metal transporter, giving the protein MTNVLISAAGLCGATIIGAILGFFVKELPHKWNDAVLGYCAGIMLAASTLGLIVPAFEQTSLWWLVVIGVMAGALFLNVLDLVTPHLHHITGLDPEEHRNNARLSHVMLFVMAIALHKLPEGMAAGVSVCSTEGATEWGVSFGIALQNIPEGMVIIAPLMMAGVSAARTFFISIFIALLEVVGILLGYGLGSASSTFLPVMLGFAGGAMLYVTSDEMIPETHAHGFQKQATYALLLGFITFVLMEKCV; this is encoded by the coding sequence ATGACAAACGTATTGATTAGTGCTGCCGGACTTTGCGGTGCCACGATTATCGGTGCCATTTTGGGTTTCTTCGTCAAGGAATTGCCCCATAAATGGAACGATGCTGTGTTGGGATATTGTGCCGGAATTATGCTGGCGGCTTCTACGTTGGGACTGATAGTGCCAGCCTTCGAACAGACCAGTCTATGGTGGCTGGTGGTAATCGGTGTGATGGCAGGTGCTCTGTTTCTGAACGTGCTCGATCTGGTTACTCCTCATCTTCATCACATCACCGGACTCGATCCCGAGGAGCATCGCAACAATGCCAGGCTCAGCCATGTGATGCTTTTCGTGATGGCGATAGCCCTGCACAAACTGCCAGAGGGAATGGCGGCAGGTGTGAGCGTCTGTTCTACAGAAGGAGCAACGGAGTGGGGCGTTTCCTTCGGTATCGCCCTGCAGAATATCCCCGAGGGAATGGTCATCATCGCTCCTTTGATGATGGCTGGTGTTTCTGCAGCCCGTACCTTCTTTATCTCCATCTTCATCGCCCTACTCGAAGTGGTAGGCATCCTGTTGGGTTACGGCTTGGGTTCTGCCTCTTCCACCTTCCTCCCCGTGATGCTGGGTTTTGCCGGTGGTGCTATGCTTTATGTAACGAGCGATGAGATGATTCCCGAAACCCATGCCCATGGCTTTCAGAAGCAAGCCACCTACGCTCTTCTCCTGGGCTTCATCACTTTTGTGTTGATGGAGAAATGTGTGTAG
- the eno gene encoding phosphopyruvate hydratase, whose translation MIIENVHAREILDSRGNPTVEVEVSLKSGVVGRASVPSGASTGENEALELRDGDKNRYGGKGVLKAVENVNQVIAPALVGFSALEQRAIDYKMLELDGTKTKSNLGANAILGVSLAVAHAAAEYLHIPLYRYIGGCNTYTLPVPMMNIINGGAHSDASIAFQEFMIRPVGAPSEKEAIRMGAEVFHALAKLLKSRGLSTAVGDEGGFAPALDGIEDALDSICQAIKDAGYEPGKDVKIAMDCAASEFAVQENGEWFYDYRQLKDGKKKDPNGKKLTAAEQIKFLEELITKYPIDSIEDGLDENDWDNWVKLTAAIGDRCQLVGDDLFVTNVKFLEKGIKMGAANSILIKVNQIGSLTETLDAIEMAHRHGYTTVTSHRSGETEDTTIADIAVATNSGQIKTGSMSRTDRMAKYNQLIRIEEQLGNNAVYGYKKLK comes from the coding sequence ATGATTATCGAAAATGTTCATGCAAGAGAAATCTTGGATTCTCGTGGCAATCCTACAGTAGAGGTTGAAGTTTCATTGAAGTCAGGTGTCGTAGGTCGTGCATCGGTTCCTTCTGGTGCATCAACTGGCGAGAACGAGGCTTTGGAACTTCGTGATGGCGACAAGAACCGCTATGGCGGCAAGGGTGTCTTGAAGGCAGTTGAAAACGTGAATCAGGTAATTGCTCCTGCTTTGGTTGGCTTCTCTGCCTTGGAGCAGCGTGCCATCGATTATAAGATGTTGGAACTCGACGGCACCAAGACCAAGTCTAATTTGGGTGCCAATGCCATCCTCGGTGTTTCTCTGGCTGTGGCTCATGCTGCTGCTGAGTATCTCCACATCCCATTGTATCGCTACATTGGCGGTTGCAATACTTACACCCTTCCTGTTCCTATGATGAACATCATCAATGGTGGTGCTCACTCTGATGCGTCTATCGCCTTCCAGGAGTTCATGATCCGTCCTGTGGGTGCTCCTTCCGAGAAGGAGGCTATCCGTATGGGTGCAGAGGTGTTCCATGCCTTGGCTAAGCTCCTGAAGAGCCGCGGTCTTTCTACTGCCGTTGGTGATGAGGGCGGTTTCGCTCCTGCACTCGATGGTATAGAGGATGCGCTCGACAGTATCTGCCAGGCTATCAAGGATGCCGGTTATGAGCCAGGTAAGGACGTGAAGATTGCCATGGACTGTGCTGCCAGCGAGTTTGCCGTTCAGGAGAATGGTGAGTGGTTCTACGATTACCGCCAGTTGAAGGATGGCAAGAAGAAGGATCCTAATGGTAAGAAACTGACTGCTGCCGAGCAGATCAAGTTCCTGGAGGAGCTGATTACCAAATATCCTATCGATTCTATCGAGGATGGTCTTGATGAGAACGATTGGGACAACTGGGTGAAGTTGACCGCTGCCATCGGTGACCGCTGTCAGTTGGTGGGTGACGACCTCTTTGTTACCAACGTGAAGTTCCTTGAAAAGGGTATCAAGATGGGTGCTGCCAACTCTATCCTCATCAAGGTGAACCAGATTGGTTCTCTTACCGAGACTTTGGATGCTATCGAGATGGCTCACCGTCATGGTTATACCACCGTTACTTCCCATCGTTCTGGTGAAACCGAGGATACTACGATTGCTGATATTGCCGTAGCAACTAACTCCGGTCAGATTAAGACGGGTTCTATGAGTCGTACCGACCGTATGGCTAAGTACAACCAGCTTATCCGCATTGAAGAGCAGTTGGGCAATAACGCAGTTTACGGTTATAAGAAGTTGAAATAG
- a CDS encoding HmuY family protein, whose product MKKALLYIIGMAAAMTSCVSYEAEDFTGHTLPRKTGYSTGVTNDWLYFDLKTGHRYNVLNPNQSVIAFIDGKPIEEYFHYNGTTKLVKYWSEGVQKNIFEDAERDANGDTIFTKNQATGKLTYKTVKCQASSIMVMENMEDDPNTMAYSATEWDLAFDGYQLRTNSGTSGIGKGGAADLGYGEYDKWTSKAQVDAYLAEHNMTFAVDDSASVYVTMSQNDWNKYCIANKLDMKENPWFDPNNGPAKQLVSGNPVLEKAMTFSGPPPVYTPSFHTYVIRSWDGERYYKLQIISWYDANVQIGDEGGRISYYLDELK is encoded by the coding sequence ATGAAGAAAGCATTGCTATATATAATAGGTATGGCAGCCGCAATGACGAGCTGCGTATCTTATGAGGCTGAGGACTTCACAGGTCATACCTTGCCCCGAAAAACAGGTTATAGCACGGGTGTTACCAACGACTGGCTCTATTTCGACCTGAAGACGGGACATCGCTATAATGTGCTGAATCCTAACCAGAGTGTCATCGCCTTTATTGATGGCAAGCCAATAGAGGAGTATTTCCATTACAACGGCACTACAAAATTGGTAAAGTATTGGAGCGAAGGTGTGCAGAAGAACATCTTCGAGGATGCAGAGCGTGATGCAAACGGCGATACCATCTTTACCAAGAATCAAGCTACAGGCAAGTTAACCTATAAGACGGTGAAGTGCCAGGCAAGCAGCATTATGGTGATGGAGAACATGGAGGATGACCCCAATACGATGGCTTATTCTGCTACGGAGTGGGACCTTGCCTTTGATGGTTACCAGCTGCGAACCAACAGTGGAACAAGCGGCATAGGCAAGGGCGGTGCTGCCGACCTGGGCTATGGCGAATATGACAAGTGGACGAGCAAGGCGCAGGTGGATGCTTATCTGGCTGAACACAACATGACTTTCGCCGTGGATGATTCAGCAAGCGTCTATGTCACCATGTCGCAGAACGACTGGAACAAGTATTGCATCGCCAACAAACTGGATATGAAAGAGAACCCTTGGTTCGACCCGAACAACGGACCTGCCAAGCAGTTGGTAAGCGGCAATCCGGTGCTCGAAAAGGCAATGACCTTCTCTGGTCCACCTCCAGTATATACTCCTTCTTTCCATACCTACGTAATCCGTTCGTGGGATGGCGAGAGATATTACAAGCTCCAGATTATCTCCTGGTATGATGCCAATGTGCAGATAGGTGATGAGGGAGGAAGAATCAGTTATTACTTAGACGAACTGAAATAA
- the trxA gene encoding thioredoxin: MNIHTSFKQAFLLFFIVLPICFVGCTKKASNKAQVAQKEKTVALGKVNVLTASDFKKKIMDYESHPDEWVFAGSRPAIIDFYATWCGPCKMMAPIVESLAGKYAGKIDFYKVDIDQEPELASVFGIRSIPTFLFIPLKGNPTMQMGAMQKEDFEEIIGKVMKK, translated from the coding sequence ATGAATATTCATACCAGTTTCAAGCAGGCGTTTTTGCTGTTTTTTATAGTTCTTCCTATTTGTTTTGTGGGTTGTACGAAGAAGGCGTCAAATAAGGCGCAGGTGGCACAAAAGGAGAAAACTGTCGCTTTGGGAAAGGTGAATGTGCTCACCGCTTCTGACTTCAAAAAGAAAATCATGGATTACGAGTCTCATCCCGATGAGTGGGTGTTTGCAGGCTCCCGTCCTGCCATCATTGATTTCTATGCCACTTGGTGTGGACCTTGTAAGATGATGGCTCCCATAGTAGAATCTCTTGCCGGGAAATATGCCGGCAAGATAGATTTCTATAAGGTGGATATCGATCAGGAACCCGAGTTGGCTTCCGTCTTCGGCATCCGCAGCATTCCTACCTTCCTCTTCATCCCGCTGAAGGGCAATCCCACCATGCAGATGGGTGCCATGCAGAAGGAAGATTTCGAGGAGATTATCGGGAAAGTGATGAAAAAGTAA
- the ald gene encoding alanine dehydrogenase, whose product MKIGIPKEIKNNENRVGMTPAGVAEFILHGHEVVVQHTAGENSGFADEEYIKVGAKILPDIQSVYREAEMIVKVKEPIAEEYPLIHKDQLVFTYFHFACDRALTDAMIKSGAVCLAYETVETDDHHLPLLIPMSEVAGRMATINGAYYLQKNKGGKGKLISGVPGVNRTKVLILGGGTVGEAAARMAAGLGADVWITDISLPRLRQLEMELPINVHTLYSNEHNIRKALPDVDLVVGSVLVPGDKAPHLITKDMLKLMEPGTVLVDVAIDQGGCFETSHPTTHSDPIYIIDGIVHYAVANIPGAVPHTSTTALTNATLKYAIALADKGWKQACKDNKALYRGLNIVNGKIVFKAIADVFGLEYEEIAL is encoded by the coding sequence ATGAAAATAGGTATTCCAAAAGAAATCAAGAATAATGAGAACCGCGTGGGAATGACCCCTGCTGGAGTAGCTGAGTTCATTCTTCATGGTCATGAAGTAGTAGTACAACACACTGCTGGCGAAAACAGCGGTTTTGCTGATGAAGAGTATATAAAGGTTGGAGCAAAAATCCTTCCCGACATTCAGAGTGTTTACCGAGAAGCAGAAATGATAGTCAAGGTAAAGGAACCAATCGCTGAGGAATATCCCCTCATCCACAAAGACCAGCTGGTATTTACCTACTTCCATTTCGCCTGCGACAGAGCTCTTACCGACGCTATGATCAAGAGCGGTGCCGTATGTCTTGCCTATGAAACCGTGGAAACTGATGACCATCATCTGCCTCTGCTCATTCCGATGAGCGAAGTAGCTGGAAGAATGGCCACCATCAATGGCGCATACTACCTCCAGAAAAACAAGGGAGGAAAAGGCAAACTCATAAGCGGAGTGCCTGGAGTAAACCGTACTAAAGTTCTGATACTGGGCGGCGGAACCGTAGGAGAGGCTGCTGCAAGAATGGCTGCCGGACTGGGAGCTGACGTATGGATTACAGATATCAGTCTGCCTCGTCTTCGCCAACTGGAGATGGAACTACCTATCAATGTACATACACTCTACTCCAATGAGCACAATATTCGAAAGGCATTGCCTGATGTTGATCTTGTGGTGGGCAGCGTACTTGTTCCAGGTGATAAAGCCCCTCATCTTATCACGAAGGACATGTTGAAATTGATGGAACCTGGCACCGTACTTGTGGATGTAGCTATTGACCAAGGTGGTTGCTTCGAAACATCCCATCCTACCACCCATTCCGATCCTATCTACATAATAGATGGCATCGTACATTACGCCGTAGCCAACATTCCTGGAGCCGTACCTCATACTTCTACTACAGCTTTGACCAATGCCACGTTGAAGTACGCCATAGCTCTTGCCGACAAGGGATGGAAACAGGCTTGCAAAGACAACAAGGCTCTGTATCGGGGACTGAACATCGTAAATGGGAAGATTGTCTTCAAGGCAATAGCCGATGTTTTCGGATTGGAGTACGAAGAAATAGCTCTATAA
- a CDS encoding transposase, whose amino-acid sequence MSKYTKIISDLRSFFAKNDDNRAIKCIMGVMEHINIRSSQIGVEKKENCKFTTLQVLNLLMLFPFFVVKNASRYSNSSLSKLFNCDKDMFYRFMNDGNVKWRKLLYAMNLQLIKKISSSTTVHHDKPVCLIIDDTDAPKTGMTTELIGRIWSHVHQKSILGYKCLTMMLSDGVSQLFLDFSLHGEEGKDKQKVQGLTAKQRKARYTEDHEGQAVKDRVDEYLMKKTDKAIDMVKYAIKRGVRFDYLLVDSWFTNTKLVRFISSRHIKCHLLGMIKLGKTNYATKHGKMNAKQIIKHLQKEKACKHNKILRCTYCTMDVKLDGVPVRLFFCKRGRKGNWNGLLTTDLSLSFLEAYRIYARRWATEVAYKDCKTLLNFGKCQSVHFAAQIASFTLTMMQYNILCTVKRFEAYETIGGLFTEVTNDTLELSVTDKIWAIILDFVLEAAERYSIDATELLADFIESNPVAHTLRNMYIYKQAS is encoded by the coding sequence GTGAGCAAATATACAAAAATTATTTCAGATCTGCGAAGCTTTTTCGCAAAAAATGACGATAATCGTGCAATTAAGTGCATTATGGGTGTGATGGAACATATAAATATACGCTCCAGCCAGATTGGAGTAGAGAAGAAAGAGAACTGCAAGTTCACCACTTTGCAGGTACTCAACCTCCTCATGCTCTTCCCGTTCTTCGTAGTCAAGAATGCGAGTCGATACTCCAACTCGTCCTTGAGTAAATTGTTCAATTGTGATAAAGACATGTTCTATCGTTTTATGAATGATGGCAACGTCAAGTGGCGCAAGTTACTATATGCAATGAATCTTCAGCTGATAAAGAAGATATCAAGCAGCACAACTGTTCATCATGACAAGCCGGTTTGTTTGATTATTGATGATACTGATGCACCTAAGACTGGTATGACGACCGAACTCATAGGAAGAATCTGGTCTCATGTTCATCAAAAGAGCATCCTTGGTTATAAGTGTCTGACCATGATGTTGTCCGATGGCGTTAGCCAGCTCTTTCTCGATTTTTCTCTTCATGGTGAGGAGGGAAAGGACAAGCAAAAGGTTCAGGGACTTACTGCTAAGCAACGCAAAGCTCGCTATACCGAGGACCACGAAGGGCAAGCGGTAAAAGATCGTGTGGATGAATATCTGATGAAGAAGACAGACAAGGCCATAGATATGGTCAAGTATGCCATCAAGCGAGGTGTTCGCTTTGATTACTTGCTCGTAGATAGCTGGTTTACAAACACTAAGCTTGTGCGTTTCATTTCCAGCAGACATATCAAGTGTCACCTGTTGGGCATGATTAAACTGGGCAAAACCAACTATGCAACGAAGCATGGCAAGATGAATGCCAAGCAAATCATCAAGCACCTGCAAAAGGAGAAGGCATGCAAACACAACAAAATACTTCGCTGTACCTATTGTACAATGGACGTTAAGTTGGATGGTGTGCCAGTCCGTTTGTTCTTTTGCAAACGAGGACGCAAGGGAAACTGGAATGGGTTGTTGACCACAGACCTTTCTCTTAGCTTCCTTGAAGCGTATCGTATTTATGCCAGACGATGGGCTACCGAAGTTGCATACAAGGATTGCAAGACCTTGCTGAACTTTGGTAAATGCCAGTCTGTACATTTTGCCGCTCAAATTGCTAGCTTCACTTTGACAATGATGCAGTATAACATCTTGTGTACAGTGAAGAGATTTGAAGCGTATGAAACCATCGGTGGTCTCTTTACAGAGGTTACCAATGACACTCTCGAGTTGTCCGTAACGGACAAGATATGGGCTATCATTTTGGACTTCGTTCTGGAAGCAGCAGAGCGTTACTCTATAGATGCTACAGAGTTGCTGGCAGATTTCATCGAAAGTAATCCTGTTGCCCATACGCTACGTAATATGTATATTTATAAACAAGCAAGTTGA